Proteins encoded within one genomic window of Sulfurovum sp. XGS-02:
- the ribH gene encoding 6,7-dimethyl-8-ribityllumazine synthase, with product MKIVEGQLSVDKSKKVAIINARFNHFITDRLVEGAKDAYARHGGNADDLDLILVPGAFEVPFALDKALASGKYDAVCCLGAVIRGATPHFDYVSAEATKGVASVTLKHGKPATFGVLTVDSIEQAIERAGTKAGNKGAEAMVGLIELVNLYSELD from the coding sequence ATGAAAATTGTAGAAGGCCAGTTATCAGTAGATAAGAGTAAAAAAGTAGCGATCATCAATGCAAGGTTCAACCACTTCATTACAGACAGATTGGTAGAAGGGGCAAAGGATGCCTATGCAAGACATGGCGGAAATGCAGATGACCTGGATCTTATCCTGGTACCGGGTGCTTTTGAAGTACCATTCGCATTGGACAAAGCATTGGCTTCAGGTAAATATGACGCAGTATGTTGTTTGGGTGCAGTGATACGTGGTGCCACACCTCATTTTGACTATGTATCGGCAGAAGCAACAAAAGGTGTGGCATCTGTCACTCTTAAACATGGTAAACCGGCAACATTCGGTGTACTTACAGTAGACAGCATTGAACAAGCCATAGAGAGAGCGGGTACCAAAGCAGGAAACAAAGGTGCTGAAGCGATGGTAGGTCTGATCGAACTCGTTAACCTTTACAGTGAGCTTGACTAA
- the kdsA gene encoding 3-deoxy-8-phosphooctulonate synthase, protein MILIAGPCVLESRDNVMRIAESLGQYHDDCTKDFYFKASFDKANRTSLDSFRGPGLDEGLKMLQEVKEQFGYKILTDVHDYTQPEAAAEVADVLQIPAFLCRQTDLLVAAAKTSAVVNIKKGQFLAPAAMEHSVGKVLKTRGFEGEVSYENAKKYNVWLTERGTTFGYGNLVVDMRGLKTMREFAPVIFDATHSVQMPASGGASSGGDSSFVPYLSRAAAAVGVDGFFFETHFDPSIALSDGPNMIELSKLDALIQQIDAIRTIVE, encoded by the coding sequence ATGATTTTAATCGCTGGGCCTTGTGTCCTGGAGAGTCGTGACAATGTGATGCGTATCGCAGAATCTTTGGGTCAGTACCATGATGACTGTACCAAAGACTTTTATTTTAAAGCCAGTTTTGACAAGGCCAACCGTACAAGTCTGGACTCTTTTAGAGGTCCTGGACTGGATGAAGGGCTTAAAATGCTTCAGGAGGTCAAAGAGCAATTTGGCTATAAGATCTTAACGGATGTACATGACTACACGCAACCGGAAGCAGCGGCTGAAGTAGCCGATGTACTTCAAATTCCTGCATTTTTATGCCGCCAGACAGACCTGCTTGTTGCTGCTGCAAAAACCTCTGCGGTAGTGAACATCAAAAAAGGACAGTTCTTGGCACCTGCAGCGATGGAACACTCGGTGGGAAAAGTGCTTAAAACCCGAGGGTTTGAGGGTGAGGTGAGTTACGAAAATGCCAAGAAATATAATGTATGGCTGACCGAGAGAGGTACGACATTTGGGTACGGTAACCTTGTTGTAGATATGCGCGGTCTTAAAACAATGCGTGAGTTTGCACCGGTGATCTTTGATGCAACACACTCTGTACAGATGCCTGCATCCGGTGGAGCAAGTTCGGGCGGAGACTCTTCATTCGTACCCTACCTTTCACGTGCAGCGGCAGCAGTGGGTGTGGATGGTTTCTTTTTTGAAACACACTTTGATCCAAGTATCGCTTTAAGTGATGGACCGAACATGATAGAGTTAAGCAAATTGGATGCATTGATCCAACAGATCGATGCGATCAGAACGATCGTCGAATAG
- a CDS encoding DMT family transporter has protein sequence MIKNMDRGILLMLLASLSFAVMGGFAKVVSQALPPVEVTFFRNIFGVILVGIAIYKVPLKQIGGKPFLLIFRGSMGFAALLAYFYIMAYIPLGEAVTYNKTSPIFVAIFAYLFLNEKLHKSALLAIIIGFIGIVLVAQPQGGTFDKYDILGIFSGMGAALAYTSIRELRKYYDTRAIVMSFMGVGTVAPLLLMLITPYVNVSEEFDWMFAAFVMPQGIEWGYVIAVGIFATISQLLMTKAYELTKAGIVGTISYSNIVFAVVIGIMLGDPIPDIWTVLGIILVILSGLLVALPKGLK, from the coding sequence ATGATTAAAAATATGGACAGGGGTATCCTTTTGATGCTTTTAGCCTCTTTGAGCTTTGCTGTGATGGGAGGGTTCGCAAAAGTCGTGAGTCAAGCACTCCCCCCTGTGGAAGTGACCTTTTTTCGTAATATCTTTGGGGTCATTCTTGTAGGTATCGCTATTTATAAGGTCCCTTTAAAACAAATAGGAGGGAAACCTTTCTTGCTTATTTTCCGAGGTTCTATGGGATTTGCAGCACTTTTGGCCTATTTTTATATCATGGCATATATCCCCCTGGGTGAAGCCGTGACCTATAACAAAACCTCACCGATCTTTGTGGCTATCTTTGCCTATCTTTTTTTAAATGAGAAGTTACACAAGAGTGCTTTATTGGCGATCATCATAGGGTTTATAGGGATCGTTCTGGTGGCACAGCCCCAGGGAGGCACCTTTGACAAGTATGATATCCTGGGTATTTTTTCAGGTATGGGGGCAGCACTGGCGTATACTTCCATACGGGAACTCCGTAAGTACTATGATACGCGTGCCATCGTCATGTCATTCATGGGGGTAGGGACGGTCGCACCACTACTTCTAATGCTTATCACCCCCTATGTGAACGTTTCAGAAGAGTTTGACTGGATGTTCGCAGCGTTTGTCATGCCGCAGGGTATAGAGTGGGGTTATGTGATAGCAGTAGGTATCTTTGCAACGATCTCACAGCTTTTGATGACCAAAGCGTATGAACTGACAAAGGCCGGTATCGTTGGTACCATTAGTTACAGTAATATTGTCTTTGCAGTGGTGATCGGTATCATGCTTGGAGACCCCATTCCTGATATTTGGACAGTTTTGGGTATAATCTTGGTAATATTATCGGGGCTTCTTGTAGCTCTGCCTAAAGGACTAAAATGA
- a CDS encoding DUF3108 domain-containing protein, producing MLRRMFILSGLFLLLGSFASAKVTQLDYKATFGIFGTVGTIKNRLTENAETYEIDTKVTLAGLAKVLMGGQTEHYVSKGHIKDGLMVSDFYQMTSKKRNKKVIKEYHIDHQKKSVRKRVRKWRKEKLVEDRTETLKFYAEDDLLTLYFNLGHAVKQKQKGKTYLFKSVGLEKQKGEVKITVPDDVQVVDYKKDLGQDGKIYAKAFIHQKNFRKKKGDILLSVAQDGFINRSVIKDILFYGDAKLTRIK from the coding sequence GTGTTAAGAAGAATGTTTATATTGAGCGGTCTGTTTTTACTTTTAGGAAGTTTCGCTTCGGCTAAGGTGACACAATTGGACTATAAAGCAACCTTTGGGATATTCGGTACTGTAGGGACCATAAAAAACAGACTTACGGAAAATGCTGAGACTTATGAGATCGATACAAAAGTGACCCTGGCCGGATTGGCGAAAGTACTGATGGGCGGACAGACTGAACATTATGTCTCTAAAGGGCATATCAAAGATGGACTCATGGTCAGTGATTTTTATCAGATGACAAGCAAGAAGAGAAATAAAAAGGTCATTAAAGAGTATCATATTGATCATCAGAAGAAGTCTGTCAGAAAAAGAGTGAGAAAATGGCGGAAAGAGAAATTGGTGGAAGACCGTACCGAAACCCTCAAATTTTATGCCGAAGATGACCTCTTGACACTCTATTTCAACCTGGGGCATGCTGTGAAGCAGAAACAGAAAGGAAAAACATATCTCTTTAAATCAGTAGGACTTGAAAAACAGAAGGGTGAAGTCAAGATCACTGTACCTGACGATGTTCAAGTGGTTGATTACAAAAAAGATCTAGGTCAGGACGGAAAGATCTATGCCAAGGCGTTCATCCATCAAAAAAATTTCAGAAAGAAAAAAGGGGATATCCTGCTCTCTGTTGCACAAGACGGATTTATCAATAGATCGGTGATCAAAGATATACTATTCTATGGCGATGCAAAGCTCACAAGGATCAAATAG
- a CDS encoding mechanosensitive ion channel family protein: MPTTEVNTTELNTTQPLNVIDDLSMNLDGTIQTLLVPVYERFPLLTHTFFDIPLANLFAAIAVFLLFLLFRKLFTLIIIGTLQRIAKVTDTYYDDKVISALKGPIRFAFILIGAHLFFLLIFKETEFIKNILNTLIVYTLFWAIIAVMESLRSAFHHATEKFNPDLAKEMGNFILKIAKILVGALGLGAMLQVWGINVTALVASLGLGGLAFALAAKDTASNMFGSFALLADKSIRIGEWIKVGGVEGTVEDIGMRTTKIRSFDKSLITVPNQIVSNSPIENFSRRGVRRIKMQIGLTYGTSRDQVNAIVKEIRELLHNHEKISQKETLLVNFESFGDSSLNIFIYTFTNTSNWERYLNIREDIHLKIMKIVEENGASFAFPSRSIYVEQMPDKNML, encoded by the coding sequence ATGCCAACAACTGAAGTAAATACGACCGAGCTCAACACCACACAACCCCTCAATGTCATAGATGACCTCTCAATGAACCTTGATGGGACGATACAGACACTGCTCGTACCTGTCTATGAGAGATTTCCTCTTTTGACCCATACCTTTTTTGATATCCCTTTGGCAAATCTTTTTGCTGCCATAGCGGTCTTTTTACTCTTTTTACTTTTTCGAAAACTCTTCACACTGATCATTATAGGTACCCTGCAAAGAATTGCCAAAGTCACAGACACCTATTATGATGACAAAGTGATCTCTGCACTCAAAGGACCTATACGTTTTGCTTTTATACTTATCGGTGCACACCTCTTCTTCCTACTGATCTTCAAAGAGACTGAATTCATTAAAAATATTCTCAATACATTGATTGTCTACACGCTGTTCTGGGCCATTATTGCTGTGATGGAGTCTTTACGCAGTGCGTTTCACCATGCCACAGAGAAATTTAACCCCGACCTTGCCAAAGAGATGGGAAATTTCATACTCAAAATAGCCAAGATCCTTGTTGGTGCTTTAGGTTTGGGAGCCATGCTTCAGGTATGGGGGATCAATGTGACTGCGCTCGTTGCTTCTTTGGGGCTTGGAGGTCTTGCTTTCGCACTTGCTGCAAAAGATACCGCATCCAATATGTTCGGATCTTTTGCCCTACTTGCAGATAAATCTATACGCATCGGCGAATGGATCAAAGTAGGAGGCGTGGAAGGTACGGTTGAGGATATAGGCATGCGTACGACCAAAATACGTTCATTTGATAAATCACTCATCACGGTACCTAACCAGATCGTATCAAATTCGCCTATAGAGAACTTTTCCCGTAGAGGCGTCCGTAGGATCAAAATGCAGATAGGACTAACATACGGTACGAGCAGAGATCAGGTGAATGCCATCGTAAAAGAGATCAGAGAGTTGTTGCATAACCATGAGAAGATCTCCCAAAAAGAGACGTTACTTGTCAATTTTGAATCTTTTGGGGACTCTTCACTCAATATTTTCATCTATACATTTACCAACACTTCCAACTGGGAACGCTACTTGAATATACGTGAAGATATCCATCTGAAGATCATGAAGATTGTTGAGGAAAACGGAGCAAGTTTTGCCTTCCCTTCACGCTCTATCTATGTGGAACAGATGCCTGATAAAAATATGTTATAA
- the der gene encoding ribosome biogenesis GTPase Der yields the protein MQELKKVAILGRPNVGKSSLFNRLARQRDAITADVSGTTRDIKKRIVTISENRDFEVIDTGGIDYSSELFSKVADFSMKAAKMADIIIYMVDGKTLPSEEDRELFYKLQALGKPLALVVNKIDNDKEEERYWEFLEFGAEATFPMSVSHNRYFNDFYAWLEELIPPREEEPAGLELTEDTEIDPFDEIVRDINSTKEEIDNEIKVAIIGRVNTGKSSLLNALLGQERSVVSDVAGTTIDPIDETIEHNDYKITFVDTAGIRRRSKIVGIEKYALTRTEEMLEKANLVLLVLDATVGVTELDERVAGLIEKYKLACLIVVNKWDIHEEKTYEEVVEEIRDELKFLHYAPLITISAKTGLRVNKILDKVTEIYQRYTRRIPTSELNDTIREAIRRHHVPTHNGAVVNIKFATQYETKPPKIALISNRPEFIHFSYKRYLANFLRSKFDFEGVPLDIVARRRGERFDDDE from the coding sequence ATGCAAGAACTTAAAAAAGTAGCAATACTAGGAAGACCAAATGTGGGAAAGAGTTCACTCTTCAACCGTTTGGCAAGACAAAGAGATGCCATCACTGCTGATGTCTCTGGAACCACAAGAGATATCAAAAAACGTATCGTGACAATTTCGGAAAACCGTGACTTCGAAGTGATCGATACAGGAGGAATAGACTACTCTTCCGAACTTTTCTCTAAAGTCGCCGATTTTTCAATGAAAGCTGCCAAGATGGCAGATATCATCATCTATATGGTGGATGGAAAGACATTACCATCTGAAGAGGACAGAGAACTCTTTTACAAACTTCAGGCACTGGGTAAGCCGCTTGCGCTTGTCGTGAACAAGATTGACAATGACAAAGAAGAAGAGCGTTACTGGGAATTTTTGGAGTTTGGTGCAGAGGCAACGTTTCCTATGTCAGTCAGCCATAACCGTTATTTTAATGACTTCTATGCATGGCTTGAAGAGTTGATACCACCTCGTGAAGAGGAGCCTGCAGGACTTGAATTGACCGAAGATACGGAAATTGATCCTTTTGATGAGATCGTCCGTGACATCAATAGTACCAAAGAGGAGATCGATAACGAGATCAAAGTGGCTATCATCGGTCGTGTTAATACAGGGAAAAGTTCACTCCTTAATGCACTGTTGGGTCAAGAACGTTCAGTCGTTTCTGATGTAGCAGGAACCACGATTGATCCGATCGATGAAACCATAGAGCATAATGACTATAAGATCACCTTCGTTGATACGGCGGGGATCAGAAGAAGAAGTAAAATCGTAGGTATTGAAAAGTATGCACTTACACGTACAGAAGAAATGCTGGAAAAAGCAAACCTGGTTCTACTTGTACTCGATGCTACCGTAGGTGTGACAGAGCTTGATGAAAGGGTTGCAGGACTGATAGAGAAATACAAACTGGCTTGCCTGATCGTTGTGAATAAATGGGATATCCATGAAGAGAAAACCTATGAAGAAGTGGTTGAAGAGATACGTGATGAACTGAAGTTCCTGCACTATGCACCGCTGATCACCATCTCCGCAAAAACAGGATTGCGTGTCAACAAGATACTTGACAAAGTCACAGAGATCTATCAACGATATACCCGACGTATCCCGACTTCTGAACTTAACGATACGATACGCGAAGCCATCAGAAGACACCATGTACCGACACATAACGGTGCGGTAGTGAATATCAAGTTTGCCACACAGTATGAGACCAAACCGCCTAAGATCGCTCTTATCAGTAACAGACCTGAATTTATACACTTCTCTTACAAACGCTACCTGGCAAATTTCCTTCGAAGCAAGTTTGACTTTGAAGGAGTACCTTTAGACATTGTTGCACGTAGACGCGGTGAGCGTTTCGATGACGATGAGTAG
- the trpS gene encoding tryptophan--tRNA ligase has translation MRVLTGIQASGKLHLGNYFGAMKPMVELQEEHELFTFIANYHSLTSSKDAATLKQNTIEAAVDYLSIGIDPEKTTFWVQSDMSEVLELYWILSKFTSMGLLERAHSYKDKVAKGIPASHALFSYPVLMAADILILDTEKVPVGKDQIQHVEMTRDIAIKFNNEYGEIFTLPEHLVQEDVATIPGIDGQKMSKSYGNAIDLFMDEKPLQKRCNKIISSSTPLGEPLEYEGDNIYALASLFLDDEQKLELQARYKSGKEGYGHFKKYLKELIWEELGEAREKREYYLNHMDEVNDILAQGAKKAKAIANAKMSKVREAVGLL, from the coding sequence ATGCGTGTACTTACAGGAATACAAGCTTCAGGAAAACTTCATTTAGGAAACTATTTTGGAGCGATGAAGCCTATGGTTGAGCTTCAAGAAGAGCATGAACTTTTTACTTTTATCGCCAACTACCACTCACTGACCAGTTCAAAAGATGCAGCCACACTGAAACAGAACACGATAGAAGCTGCGGTTGATTATCTTTCTATTGGCATCGACCCGGAGAAAACAACATTTTGGGTACAAAGTGACATGTCTGAAGTACTTGAACTTTACTGGATACTCTCTAAATTTACGTCTATGGGACTACTGGAGCGTGCCCACTCCTACAAAGACAAGGTTGCCAAAGGCATCCCTGCAAGTCATGCTCTCTTCTCTTACCCTGTACTGATGGCAGCTGATATTCTTATCTTGGATACTGAAAAAGTACCTGTAGGTAAAGACCAGATCCAACACGTTGAGATGACAAGAGACATCGCGATAAAATTCAACAATGAGTATGGTGAGATCTTTACACTTCCAGAGCACCTTGTACAAGAAGATGTTGCAACGATCCCTGGTATAGACGGGCAAAAGATGAGTAAAAGTTACGGCAATGCCATAGACCTTTTTATGGATGAAAAACCGCTGCAAAAAAGATGTAATAAGATCATCTCATCCTCCACACCGTTAGGTGAACCGTTGGAATATGAGGGGGACAATATCTATGCACTAGCCTCGCTCTTTTTAGATGATGAGCAGAAACTTGAACTCCAAGCACGTTATAAAAGCGGTAAAGAGGGGTATGGGCATTTCAAAAAATATCTTAAAGAGTTGATCTGGGAAGAGTTGGGTGAAGCCAGAGAAAAACGAGAGTATTACCTCAACCATATGGATGAAGTCAATGATATCTTGGCACAAGGGGCTAAGAAAGCCAAAGCAATCGCAAATGCCAAAATGTCTAAAGTGAGAGAAGCGGTAGGACTACTCTAA
- the murI gene encoding glutamate racemase has translation MKIGVFDSGLGGLTVVQAMTQVIKGAQIFYVADTKNAPYGEKTPEQILQYSLNITNYLINTHQIDALILACNTATSSAIKHLREMYPSLIIIGTEPGIKPAIEQTKTGKIGVLATPATLQGDKYKTLSQTLASQKSVAIFEQACPGLVEQIEKGELESEVTQGLLETWLAPMRENNVDTIVLGCTHYPLVGQSIEKIMDCNVSLIHTGEAISRHLLTLGTQKGHLNEGDLHVHIHTTGEIQIEVVESIIENYVHIHVIEVDNH, from the coding sequence ATGAAAATAGGTGTTTTTGATTCCGGTTTGGGTGGCTTGACCGTTGTTCAGGCTATGACCCAAGTGATCAAAGGTGCCCAGATCTTTTATGTGGCAGACACCAAAAATGCCCCTTATGGTGAAAAGACCCCAGAACAAATACTACAATACTCACTAAATATTACCAACTATCTGATTAACACCCACCAGATCGATGCATTGATATTAGCATGTAATACTGCCACCTCTTCTGCGATCAAACATTTGCGTGAAATGTACCCTTCACTGATCATCATAGGTACAGAACCAGGTATCAAACCGGCTATAGAACAGACTAAAACAGGGAAAATAGGGGTTCTGGCAACACCGGCCACACTTCAGGGAGATAAGTATAAGACATTGTCACAAACGCTTGCTTCACAAAAAAGCGTTGCCATATTTGAACAGGCATGTCCCGGTTTGGTCGAACAGATAGAAAAAGGCGAACTGGAGAGTGAGGTGACACAAGGCCTACTTGAAACATGGCTTGCCCCTATGCGTGAGAATAATGTAGATACGATCGTACTTGGGTGTACACACTACCCTCTTGTGGGTCAGAGTATAGAAAAGATCATGGACTGTAATGTAAGTCTTATCCATACAGGTGAAGCGATATCCAGACATTTACTTACACTGGGTACCCAAAAAGGACATCTCAATGAGGGAGATTTACATGTGCATATCCATACGACAGGTGAGATCCAGATCGAAGTGGTAGAGAGTATCATTGAGAACTATGTCCATATACATGTTATAGAAGTGGATAATCATTAA
- the rho gene encoding transcription termination factor Rho, with product MSDNKKSSNGNAASRKNRTHVPVEGYKIENLQQLPLTELVTIAKEVKVENPNEFQRKDLIFEILKSQVSQGGFILYTGILEVMNDGFGFLRSIDGNFANSSNDTYVSGTQIKRFALRNGDIVTGQVRSPKDQEKYYALLKIEAINYLAPEKSKQRPLFENLTPLYASEQLKLEYNPMKMTGRVLDLFTPIGKGQRALIVAPPRTGKTELLKELAHGITHNNPDASLMVLLVDERPEEVTDMQRSVKGEVYASTFDLPAQNHVRTAEMVIEKAKRRVEMGKDVIILLDSITRLARAYNTVTPSSGKVLSGGVDANALHKPKRFFGAARNIEEGGSLTIIATALIETGSRMDEVIFEEFKGTGNSEVVLSRHVSERRIYPAIDVTKSGTRKEELMMSPETQQKVWALRNAMQNMEEVEGLKFLFSKMMKTKTNEEFLSLMNEGA from the coding sequence ATGAGCGATAATAAAAAATCTTCTAACGGCAATGCTGCTAGCAGGAAAAACAGAACACACGTACCGGTAGAGGGTTATAAAATAGAAAATCTTCAACAGCTTCCACTGACAGAACTTGTAACGATAGCAAAAGAAGTCAAAGTTGAAAACCCTAATGAATTTCAAAGAAAAGATCTTATTTTCGAAATCCTTAAATCACAAGTGAGCCAGGGAGGGTTTATCCTCTACACGGGTATTCTTGAAGTGATGAATGATGGTTTTGGTTTTTTACGTTCAATAGATGGAAACTTTGCCAACTCGAGTAATGATACCTACGTAAGCGGTACACAGATCAAACGATTTGCACTGAGAAATGGTGATATCGTGACAGGCCAGGTACGTTCCCCTAAAGACCAAGAGAAGTATTATGCACTGCTTAAAATCGAAGCGATCAACTACTTGGCTCCGGAGAAGTCAAAACAGAGACCTCTTTTTGAAAACCTTACACCATTGTATGCCAGTGAACAACTCAAACTCGAGTATAACCCTATGAAAATGACAGGACGTGTACTGGATCTCTTTACCCCTATAGGAAAAGGACAAAGAGCATTGATCGTTGCTCCTCCAAGAACAGGTAAAACGGAACTTTTAAAAGAGCTTGCGCATGGTATTACACACAACAATCCCGATGCTTCACTGATGGTACTTCTTGTGGATGAAAGACCTGAAGAGGTTACAGATATGCAGCGTTCAGTGAAGGGTGAAGTGTATGCTTCGACATTTGACCTCCCCGCACAAAATCATGTAAGAACTGCCGAAATGGTGATAGAAAAAGCCAAAAGACGTGTAGAGATGGGGAAAGATGTCATCATTCTGCTTGACTCTATCACAAGACTCGCACGTGCCTACAATACTGTAACACCAAGTTCAGGTAAAGTACTTTCCGGTGGTGTGGATGCCAATGCACTGCATAAACCAAAACGTTTCTTTGGTGCAGCAAGAAACATAGAAGAGGGTGGTTCTCTGACCATTATTGCAACAGCGCTTATCGAGACAGGAAGCCGTATGGATGAAGTGATCTTTGAAGAGTTCAAAGGTACAGGTAACTCCGAAGTGGTTCTCAGCCGTCATGTTTCTGAAAGACGTATCTACCCTGCGATCGATGTAACCAAGTCGGGAACAAGAAAAGAAGAGTTAATGATGTCGCCGGAGACACAGCAAAAAGTATGGGCATTGAGAAATGCAATGCAGAACATGGAAGAGGTCGAAGGGCTTAAATTCCTCTTCTCTAAAATGATGAAGACCAAAACAAACGAAGAGTTCCTTTCTCTGATGAACGAAGGTGCATAA